The Harmonia axyridis chromosome 3, icHarAxyr1.1, whole genome shotgun sequence nucleotide sequence ttctcatacaaatattcgtgaatgatatgatgtacaggtTCCGATGATATCTTCGCAATGTCtgatatctcgatcaacttcactttacggtcattcaaaatcattttataatttttttttattttttcgtcggtgacagcctcttttgggcgtccactgcgtccgccgtcttcggtgctcatttcccTACGTTTAAACTTACCATACCAATCGATGATCgttgattttcctagtgcagaccccagaaactcttcatcaagccaagatttagcTTCAACTCTATTTTTTCCCTTGCAATATttacaatatttcatcagcacacgaaattctttttttttaatccttTTTTTAAATAGCAGAAGAAGctacaacgcaatatctcacaaactaatgatcggactgctgccaaattttgacacgtatcgtttgaaggttggtactaactaaaaatcatatgaatttaatactaacaccgccatctgtgcatcagaccggagacttttctaTAGTTCTAATATATTTCAAAGATAATACGCAATCTCCAGTTCTTTCACCCTTATTCAGTCACTTTTTCAGTCTTACTCTTCCCCCTCAGATTTCAGCGTTCCTCGAATTCGATATGAGGTCGCCAGGTATCCCTTGAAAGCATACACGATGCAATGATTCATTGCATCGTGTATCGTAAAGACGAAATACATCATTGATTACTTCAAACAGTAATCTTAGCATAGATTATGTTCGACTCTTCTCTCAATTTGCCTAAAAACTTGTTTACTTCAAAAtgtatgaaaataatctaataatTACTGGGTACTATTTATAACTATAGTTAACAGGTCAATATACTCTTATATTTGGAAAAGTGAATAATACTCATAGGCGCCGAGTATCTAAAAAGTTGCAGCCCAGTTAGGATAGTCCATAAATTCTAAATCCTTATACTTTGGAATTTCCTTCGGTAGCATAGTGAGCAAACGCTTCTGCTggggaaaatgaagaaaaaacatgtGAGCATTCGAAGAACTTCAACAAACACAATCAAATAGTTCAAGGATTGAAATATAGGAATAGTATCTTTCAACAGGCTAAAAACTTTTTTGCTCTTCTCAATTCTATTACAATTTTTGTAAATATCGTTTTCAGGATCAAGCAGCAGAATATCATTGTTTAATGGAATATATGTGCATTCCAGTAGGATTTGTAGAAGCACTTAATAATTTTCCCTCTACGCTAATGGTTCAATTATATTTGAGATCTattagataaaaaaaataaaaacatttcattAACAACTTTCTAAATGATCCTCTAAATGGGTTCAATCAGTTTATCGCACCAAACAAGACTTCAGATAAAGCGGATAAACAGACACACAATGATCATGCAGATTTTAGGTGCAGAAATGTTGAATTTGTGTTGTTGACAAGGCCCTAAAATGACGCCCAAATTGTATATGAACGAAGTAAGTCCTGCTGTTAGAGCAGTTTTGATGACAGCTAAAGCATTGAATATCACACTCGATCTCAAAGAGGTAAATTTCCAGGAAGGAGAACATTTATCTCCGAAATATTTGAAGGTAAGCTTCATACTTCGTAGAAAATGCTGAATGAACGTAACTaaacaaaaatcatcaaatatcTGAATGGACAGCAAAAACTGATTTCTGTTCCAAAGTTTATGTGATGAGTCCTTCCAGATCTCAagcaaataaatattcttattgggtgtttttttttcgaaacattAAGTGGTAATCATTtcgagaatattgaaatttcaaacttcATCAGTAGAAGTTGTTATTgactttaataatttttcagttgaatcCACAACACACAATTCCAACCTTAGATGACAAGGGCTTGATCATTTGGGACAGTCATGCAATTATAGCCTACCTGGTTGGAAAATATGGTGAACATGATAGTTTTTATCCTaaggatattgaaaaaagaGCTGTTGTAGATCAGAGGTTGCATTTTGATTCTGGGTTGATCTCTCATATTCTCAAGGAGATTATGGTAagtatttatatttgaaaatttattagtACTTAACTTaatcaaaattataatatcaAGAGGAGAAGGAATATTAGAGGGAACAAGGAAACATAATAAATTGATGATGGAAATCTAGCAGTCCCAAGATATTCTATTCAGATGTAAtccgaaaaaaataataataatactgttCAAGTCAACACTGTTCCATGAATATCATTATCAACAACAGTGGTAGATTGACATTAGTCgattattattttgtgaaccCACAATAATGTAGTATAATGGTAATGTAAGGGTATATATGGGGGCGAAGTAAAAATAGttcaagaaatataaaatttggaaataacaaaacaaaatcaCAACCTTGAACACTCTGATTTCACTGTTCACTGGTAGTTTCatcaggttatgggcccagaaCTCATTAGTCAGTCAAGGCGAAGAGACTTGAATTGTAGCATGGTTAGAAAAAGTAAGCTATAGCTACTTGTATTTATCTACGATGAAAGTTATTGGCCTTGAAACTTAAAACGGAGTATCTAGAagattatttcataaaattttaagAATTTAAAGAGCAATTCAAATCTGTCAGATCCAAATTAGAAGAAgtagataataaaattaaccACCTTCTATTGAGAGTAGTGGCTCTGAGTCTTTTGATAATATAATTACTAGGAATCACACAGGTAGTTTTCTGAGTATTCGTGAAAGGGAAACATTCCTATTCCAAAACGAAGAAGAGAAACATGTCTGCCCTAGAAGGTACACCAGTAACTTTTGCATCTTATGGAAATAATAAGTGGGCCAACAAGGGTGATAACAAAGACTAACAATTTGATGTTAGCTCAGGTTATTGATTTCcactatttttatgattttgtatATTAGATGGAATAAATATAgttattataaaaaatgttacgTTTGTATCTGCGCATGCGCATACCACGGAAATCCATTGCATGTAAAGAGGCCGcataagaaaaatttttgacCTTATGTTGCAAATTCAAACCGTATTCTAATTTAAATAGacttgaaaattcaattgaataacttttttgttatttattcaaGTACTATTTCAaagtaattattcattttatttttatcaatttgacagaaacaataattcaattaatgTCAGTTGActcgataataataatgaacaaaaatcAATATATAAAAGAACACAACACTTCTGGGATGagctttcaaatatttcgtttCAGAACCCAATAATATATGGAGCTTCAATGGATACATCCCATGATTTCTACGAGAAAACCATCCGTATCTACGATTTGGTGGAAACTTTCCTCGTCGACAGTTGGATAGCTGGAAATTACCTCTCTATAGCTGATTTTAGTCTTATTGCTTCAATATCTACACTGAATATTATAATACCGATAGACCCTTTGAAATATACTAGAATTGTACGTTGGTTACATAGATCAGAAAAAGAAACTTTTTATGATGCAAATAGGAAGGGGCTCGATAAAATTCGCAATTGTATTCAATATGATTATGTCCAAGTACAAGACAGAATTTGTAAAGTTTGAGAAAATCAAACCAGTTCGAATATATACCAGATACCTCACACAACAtgaaatgtaacaccctgttgtttgttacatttttagattaataaaaatgtataaaaataagaaataatttcttttctattctgtctgctataccacaagtaccaaacatgtttggaaacagctcatttttaaaaaatgtaacaaactacagggtgtttcattcaaatcgattgccgctagacaataagtatttttgataatattgttaatttaactaatgaagaaagttacgcgttactttatgagcacacacaaaactattgtatttttgtccaccttgtaccaattggaataaacatatgatacatttttggaatcagctcagctagagtaatctgaaaattgagacaaaatgggggtgttccctttaaaaaaatgacggtgacgtcattactcgaaagtaattcaccctgtatattagattattaatttaaaatacggtaaatcaaaatcaaaaattcacgtgtttcaggattatttcttaatgagatgagcgataccgtgatttctagatcacgttgtaaaacgtgaacgttactttatgatatcagtgaaattaaagcgtgatgtgatcactgtttaggttgcttgttattaatatttgtatgaatgacccaaaccttagttcgtttatctttgcaactcgaattggtcactcttatcattcaaagcaaagcaaaattaatgaaaaattataatgaaaacatcaatttgtcttacattttcaactcttttccttatttcagctttagttaggaacgtaacagaaggatatcgatttttcaaatgtttcctcaaatttgaagaggtggttTTGAAAGGTACTTTCGACTTGCATAAATTTCAAGTAgaataatttacatcaacttctGTGAAGAAAacccaaagattgctggtctttcccctgttattattctttcgcctattattattatgtctctgacgtgttttcgttttcctttttataatacagagtaccattt carries:
- the LOC123675642 gene encoding glutathione S-transferase 1-like, with amino-acid sequence MTPKLYMNEVSPAVRAVLMTAKALNITLDLKEVNFQEGEHLSPKYLKLNPQHTIPTLDDKGLIIWDSHAIIAYLVGKYGEHDSFYPKDIEKRAVVDQRLHFDSGLISHILKEIMNPIIYGASMDTSHDFYEKTIRIYDLVETFLVDSWIAGNYLSIADFSLIASISTLNIIIPIDPLKYTRIVRWLHRSEKETFYDANRKGLDKIRNCIQYDYVQVQDRICKV